A single Lolium perenne isolate Kyuss_39 chromosome 6, Kyuss_2.0, whole genome shotgun sequence DNA region contains:
- the LOC127326531 gene encoding uncharacterized protein: MKGLVHLWSTWGIQIMVLASFTLQLWLLICGGIRRRSSSMVLRASLWLAYLMADSTAIYALGHLSIISRSSEHQLVAFWAPFLLLHLGGPDNITAFALEDNSLWLRHLQTLVVQVLGAAYVINKYMSSGGILLLLASISMFVAGLVKYGERIWALKCGGMSSIRDRFNKWGVTGRVKPYRFVVEGKSEEEILLEAHYSFAACMCVFLDVTLEEAQIEGLHAIDPGYSFGEVVVGEDIYKLLELELSLMYDILYTKAAVMHTWYGFCIHLTSLLGTAAAFLLFQLSIRGGRADYNTADVIISYVLLVGALVLETISVCRAVFSSWTCSFFHRNTQRDSTDSGTLALAKWLLHVLVSVRRPVKPASRRLWRDSLGQYNLLHLCYRDTTEPWSRLTTKMGLGEWWNRSHFQGTFSGTDSLSTSDLRNLVLQALPPPETADLNSRGRMMLEKFEAYKDFARWSVSIDFHQSILVWHMVTDLFIEVYDAGHESKLVEATRVLSNYMMFLLVVKPDMLPGRAHHNLYLDVSNNFEAFWPVKDSTVMGSPRSWNLCHMIKELFQHEGPTNFSRTPQRKKIAEKLFNSFESYSTESIDPGIDPRRGRFRMTGNSCAALLAKELRDLGRSDTLELIFGVWVEVMIYAAEHCSRDSHARQLNSGGEFITIVWLLVHHLMQAARYNKYVRNPHA; the protein is encoded by the exons ATGAAAGGGTTAGTGCATCTGTGGAGCACATGGGGCATACAAATCATGGTCCTCGCAAGCTTCACGCTGCAGCTATGGCTCCTCATCTGTGGCGGGATCCGGCGGCGTAGCTCCTCCATGGTGTTGAGGGCTTCTCTCTGGCTGGCTTACCTGATGGCTGACTCCACAGCGATATATGCGCTGGGCCATCTCTCAATCATCAGCAGGTCAAGCGAGCACCAGCTGGTGGCGTTCTGGGCACCTTTCCTGCTGCTGCACCTCGGTGGCCCGGACAACATCACTGCCTTCGCGCTCGAAGACAACAGCCTGTGGTTGCGCCACCTGCAAACTCTTGTCGTGCAGGTCCTAGGAGCTGCTTATGTCATCAACAAATATATGTCTAGTGGTGGAATCTTGCTCCTTCTGGCCAGCATCTCCATGTTCGTTGCTGGTCTTGTGAAGTATGGTGAGAGGATATGGGCACTCAAGTGTGGTGGCATGAGTAGCATCCGTGACAGGTTCAACAAGTGGGGTGTCACTGGCAGGGTTAAACCTTATCGATTTGTCGTGGAGGGAAAGAGCGAAGAGGAGATCCTGCTTGAAGCTCACTACAGCTTCGCAGCCTGCATGTGCGTCTTCCTTGATGTCACGTTGGAGGAGGCTCAGATCGAGGGTTTACATGCCATTGATCCAGGGTATTCCTTTGGAGAAGTTGTTGTGGGGGAGGACATATACAAGTTGCTCGAGCTGGAGCTGTCTCTGATGTACGACATCCTGTACACCAAGGCAGCGGTCATGCACACTTGGTATGGCTTCTGCATCCATCTTACTTCGTTACTTGGCACGGCTGCTGCATTCCTCTTGTTTCAGCTCAGCATCAGAGGAGGCAGGGCAGATTACAACACGGCCGATGTGATTATTAGTTATGTTTTGCTTGTTGGAGCTTTGGTCCTGGAGACTATATCAGTGTGTAGGGCAGTATTTTCGAGCTGGACATGCTCTTTCTTTCACCGCAACACACAGAGAGATTCCACCGACAGTGGGACTCTTGCTTTGGCAAAATGGCTTCTTCATGTCTTGGTTTCGGTTCGCCGCCCTGTCAAGCCGGCAAGCAGGAGACTGTGGAGGGACTCCCTTGGGCAGTATAATCTGCTCCATCTATGCTACCGCGACACGACTGAGCCATGGAGCAGACTGACTACAAAGATGGGCCTCGGGGAGTGGTGGAACAGGTCGCATTTCCAGGGCACTTTCTCAGGCACTGACTCTTTGTCAACAAGTGATCTCAGGAATCTGGTGTTGCAAGCGCTGCCTCCGCCAGAAACTGCTGATTTAAACTCAAGAGGCCGCATGATGCTGGAAAAATTTGAAGCATACAAGGACTTTGCTCGATGGAGTGTGAGCATTGACTTCCACCAGAGCATCCTTGTATGGCACATGGTGACCGATCTGTTTATCGAGGTATATGACGCTGGCCATGAATCAAAGCTTGTTGAAGCGACAAGGGTGCTATCCAATTACATGATGTTCCTGCTCGTTGTAAAACCCGACATGCTGCCAGGCCGTGCACACCACAATTTATATCTCGACGTGTCCAACAATTTTGAGGCCTTTTGGCCTGTTAAGGACAGCACGGTGATgggatctcccagaagctggaACCTGTGCCATATGATCAAGGAATTGTTCCAACATGAAGGCCCCACCAATTTCTCCAGGACCCCACAGAGAAAGAAGATTGCCGAGAAGCTGTTTAATTCATTTGAATCTTATTCAACG GAATCGATTGATCCAGGCATAGATCCACGCAGAGGACGGTTCCGTATGACAGGCAATTCGTGTGCAGCCTTGCTCGCCAAAGAGCTTCGTGACTTGGGTAGGTCTGACACGTTAGAATTGATCTTCGGAGTGTGGGTGGAGGTGATGATTTATGCCGCGGAACATTGCAGTAGGGATTCGCATGCCAGACAGCTCAATAGCGGTGGTGAGTTCATTACCATCGTGTGGCTTCTCGTACACCACCTAATGCAGGCCGCAAGATATAACAAATATGTCCGAAATCCACATGCGTAG